One window of the Acinetobacter equi genome contains the following:
- a CDS encoding beta-ketoacyl synthase N-terminal-like domain-containing protein, which produces MDHSAIISGYSSYLAFAESTEDLIQSLKQAKQVAQENWFKSESIAEKCGITGNKRVAKLKPNNKSMFEHICDQVQFSLNQAMLDEHCLAEENVRVYLTGLGPRVDVIDYSAFYDHNDIEDVTLTKPVQNLHMAKKSQDDLAYKIAKKFKLKYNPPNFQCTSNSSLSAVHLAIKAIESGDIDLVLIINCSLMTTQDIKFLANQSMLDSAIVQPFGEESKSVLFAEGYCSIILESEKHRINRGLNSGVCLTSNYAQISSGRGNDAAQLSASLVKVMTKALEQANVELDQLCAIIPHGNGSEVTDKAEAQAIMTLLPEQPLPVLAYKGQIGYTTTGSGIIDLIIGHYSLCHGELVSPTGTAEIREKFNQYVLLNKGTVKHDKHHLLKMGLGVDGSIIAIVMSNRDKFVGEGDEK; this is translated from the coding sequence TTGGACCATTCCGCTATTATCTCAGGCTACAGTTCATATCTCGCATTTGCTGAGAGTACTGAAGATTTAATCCAATCTTTAAAGCAAGCTAAGCAAGTTGCTCAAGAAAACTGGTTTAAATCTGAAAGTATTGCAGAAAAATGTGGAATCACTGGCAATAAACGTGTTGCCAAATTGAAGCCAAATAATAAAAGTATGTTTGAGCACATCTGCGATCAGGTTCAATTTTCTCTTAATCAAGCAATGCTCGATGAGCATTGCTTGGCTGAGGAAAATGTTCGTGTATATTTGACTGGACTGGGTCCTCGAGTTGATGTTATTGATTATTCAGCTTTTTATGATCATAACGATATTGAAGATGTGACATTAACGAAGCCTGTTCAAAACTTACATATGGCTAAAAAATCTCAGGATGATTTAGCATATAAAATCGCAAAAAAATTTAAATTAAAATATAACCCGCCAAATTTTCAATGTACGAGTAATTCTTCATTATCAGCGGTACATCTTGCAATTAAGGCAATAGAAAGTGGTGATATAGACTTAGTTCTGATCATCAATTGTTCTTTAATGACAACGCAAGATATTAAGTTTTTAGCAAATCAATCAATGTTAGATAGTGCGATTGTGCAACCCTTTGGTGAAGAGAGTAAGAGTGTACTATTTGCTGAAGGTTATTGTTCAATAATTTTGGAAAGTGAAAAGCATCGTATAAATCGAGGTTTAAATTCTGGTGTTTGTTTAACTTCAAATTATGCACAAATTAGTTCAGGTCGAGGAAATGATGCTGCTCAATTAAGTGCAAGTTTAGTAAAAGTCATGACCAAGGCACTCGAGCAAGCGAATGTCGAACTAGACCAACTGTGCGCCATTATTCCCCATGGAAATGGATCAGAGGTTACAGATAAAGCCGAGGCTCAGGCAATTATGACATTATTACCAGAACAACCATTACCTGTTTTGGCATATAAAGGTCAAATTGGTTATACCACAACGGGTTCAGGCATTATTGATTTAATTATTGGACATTATTCTTTATGTCATGGTGAGCTTGTATCTCCAACAGGTACTGCAGAAATACGTGAGAAATTTAATCAATACGTATTGCTGAATAAAGGGACGGTTAAACACGATAAACATCATTTGTTAAAAATGGGTTTAGGTGTTGATGGTTCTATTATTGCTATTGTGATGTCAAATCGCGATAAATTTGTCGGTGAAGGGGATGAAAAATGA
- a CDS encoding ABC transporter ATP-binding protein, whose product MANLIKELPAILLIDIFKSYGAGENRVDALKNINLEIKKGEFLALCGPSGSGKSTLLNILSGIDRPTFGTTLFLDKALNNLDENQLSLIRSKHLGFIFQFFNLIPVLSAFDNVYYPLILNENYSKKAASELALHYLERVGLYELRDRKPGQLSGGQQQRVAIARALANNPEIVVADEPTGNLDLATGEAILDLLMQINQDIGTTFIISTHSTQLKDRANRVIEIKDGELVSDSAI is encoded by the coding sequence ATGGCAAATCTAATTAAAGAACTACCAGCCATCCTATTGATTGATATTTTCAAAAGTTATGGTGCAGGAGAAAACAGAGTTGATGCGCTTAAAAATATCAATTTAGAAATTAAAAAAGGTGAGTTTCTTGCTTTATGTGGTCCATCAGGTAGTGGGAAAAGTACTTTATTAAATATTTTATCGGGTATTGATCGACCAACATTTGGTACAACACTATTTTTAGATAAAGCATTGAATAATTTAGATGAAAATCAGCTTTCTTTGATTCGTAGTAAACATCTTGGTTTTATCTTTCAGTTTTTTAATTTAATTCCAGTTTTAAGTGCTTTTGATAATGTTTATTATCCATTGATTTTAAATGAAAATTATTCAAAAAAAGCAGCAAGTGAATTGGCTCTACATTATTTAGAGCGTGTCGGATTATATGAATTACGTGATCGAAAACCAGGTCAATTGTCTGGTGGACAACAACAACGTGTCGCAATTGCAAGAGCTTTGGCAAATAACCCAGAAATTGTTGTCGCAGACGAACCAACAGGAAATCTTGATTTAGCAACGGGTGAAGCAATTTTAGATCTGTTAATGCAAATTAATCAGGATATTGGAACGACATTTATTATTTCAACGCATTCAACTCAATTAAAGGATAGAGCGAATCGTGTTATAGAAATCAAAGATGGAGAGTTAGTCAGTGACTCCGCTATATAA